From one Plasmodium chabaudi chabaudi strain AS genome assembly, chromosome: 4 genomic stretch:
- a CDS encoding T-complex protein 1 subunit eta, putative: MSHLMSLPIVLLKDGTDKAQGKSQIIRNINACQVIVDIVKTTLGPRGMDKLIYTERDVTITNDGATVMNLLNISHPAASILVDIAKSQDDEVGDGTTSVVVVAGELLNEAKVLLNDGIEPNMIIDGFRNACNVSINKLNDLSLSFVNKNEEEKKNILLKCAQTALNSKLISNHKSFFAELVVNAAYQLGDNLDKSNIGIKKVTGGSCLDTQLIYGVAFKKTFSYAGFEQQPKKFNNPKILLLNVELELKAEKENAEVRIDNPNEYNSIVQAEWDIIFQKLNLIKNSGANIVLSRLPIGDIATQFFADHDIFCAGRVEDADLKRTATATGAVIQTSLFNLNESILGNCGLFEEVQIGNERYNIFKECLKTKAVTIILRGGAKQFIEEVERSINDAIMIVLRCIGNSEIVPGAGSIEMQLSKHLRIYSRSICNKEQIVLYAFAKALESIPRYLSHNAGYDSTDILNKLRKKHSEETNDIWYGVDCLEGDIINAYSNCIFEVTKIKRNVIYSATEAACLILSIDETIRNPSSMDKQPRNPYA, translated from the exons ATGAGTCATTTAATG TCTCTTCCCATTGTGCTCCTAAAAGATGGAACAGATAAAGCTCAGGGCAAAAGTCAAATAATTCGAAACATCAATGCATGTCAGGTAATTGTTGATATTGTAAAAACGACATTAGGACCAAGAGGTATGGATAAACTTATTTATACCGAAAGAGATGTAACAATAACTAATGATGGAGCTACAGTAATGAAcctattaaatatatctcATCCAGCTGCATCTATATTAGTTGATATTGCAAAGTCTCAAGATGATGAAGTTGGAGATGGTACAACTTCTGTTGTTGTAGTTGCTGGTGAATTGCTTAATGAAGCTAAAGTATTATTGAACGATGGAATTGAACCAAATATGATTATTGACGGGTTCAGAAATGCATGTAATGTAtctataaacaaattaaatgatttgAGTTTAAGTTTTGTAAATAAgaatgaagaagaaaaaaaaaatatattattaaaatgtgCACAAACAGCATTAAACTCCAAATTAATATCAAACCATAAAAGTTTTTTTGCAGAGCTAGTAGTTAATGCTGCTTATCAGTTAGGAGATAATTTAGATAAATCTAATATaggtataaaaaaagtaacaGGTGGATCGTGTTTAGATACCCAATTAATTTATGGTGttgcttttaaaaaaacattttccTATGCAGGGTTTGAACAACAAcctaaaaaatttaacaaccctaaaatattattattaaatgtaGAATTAGAATTAAAAgctgaaaaagaaaatgcaGAAGTAAGAATTGATAATccaaatgaatataattcaaTAGTTCAAGCTGAATGGGATATTATctttcaaaaattaaatttaataaaaaatagcggagcaaatattgttttatctAGACTTCCTATAGGAGATATAGCTACACAATTTTTTGCTGACcatgatatattttgtgcAGGTAGAGTTGAAGATGCAGATTTAAAAAGAACAGCAACTGCAACAGGAGCTGTTATTCAaacatcattatttaatttaaatgaatcCATATTAGGAAATTGTGGTTTATTTGAAGAAGTACAAATAGGTAATGAAAgatataacatatttaaagaatGTTTGAAAACAAAAGCTGTTACTATAATTTTAAGAGGTGGTGCAAAACAATTTATAGAAGAAGTTGAAAGATCCATAAATGATGCAATTATGATTGTTTTAAGATGTATAGGTAATTCAGAAATTGTACCAGGTGCTGGATCTATTGAAATGCAACTATCAAAACatttaagaatatataGTAGATCAATTTGTAATAAAGAACAAATAGTTTTATATGCTTTTGCTAAAGCATTAGAATCCATTCCAAGATATTTATCTCATAATGCTGGATACGATTCTACagatatattaaacaaattaagaaaaaaacattccGAAGAAACTAATGATATATGGTATGGAGTTGATTGCTTAGAAGGCGATATTATTAATGCATATTCtaattgtatttttgaggttactaaaataaaaagaaatgtaATTTATAGTGCTACTGAAGCTGCATGTTTAATATTGTCAATTGATGAAACCATACGAAATCCAAGCAGTATGGACAAGCAACCAAGAAATCCATACGcctaa